One genomic region from Nocardia vinacea encodes:
- a CDS encoding alpha/beta hydrolase, with product MSEPDDIQVERQDDFDVYRPQNAIGPLPLVILVHGPAPAGRRPRDSPFFGGYGRLLAGRGVAAVVVDVRYQGVDDWAPGTVWPPHADWTGTAIWLTAVVDRVRGVPGIDPDRVAIWAFSGGGMLTGSWLTESPSWLRCLALTYPVLADPFSGSTTPAACDMVRPGRPIVLTRVGRERPEFQATVDRLLARAEEVGATIAVIDVPDGEHGFDAFVPELASCQPVLTAIATVAKHFNPEDL from the coding sequence ATGAGCGAACCAGACGATATCCAGGTTGAACGGCAGGACGACTTCGACGTTTATCGGCCACAGAACGCAATAGGGCCGTTACCTCTCGTGATACTGGTGCACGGGCCAGCTCCTGCCGGCAGGCGACCGCGTGACTCTCCGTTCTTCGGCGGCTATGGCAGATTGCTCGCCGGGCGAGGTGTCGCTGCTGTGGTCGTGGATGTGCGATACCAGGGAGTGGACGACTGGGCGCCGGGCACGGTGTGGCCACCGCATGCGGACTGGACCGGAACCGCGATATGGCTGACGGCCGTTGTGGATCGCGTACGCGGCGTGCCCGGAATCGACCCTGACCGAGTGGCGATCTGGGCGTTCTCTGGTGGTGGGATGCTCACCGGCTCGTGGCTGACCGAATCACCGTCGTGGCTACGCTGCCTGGCCCTGACCTACCCGGTGCTGGCTGATCCGTTCTCCGGCTCGACCACCCCCGCTGCATGTGACATGGTGCGTCCTGGTCGGCCGATCGTGCTCACCAGAGTCGGACGTGAGCGGCCAGAATTCCAGGCGACCGTGGACCGCCTTCTGGCCCGTGCTGAGGAGGTCGGCGCCACCATAGCCGTGATCGACGTACCCGACGGTGAACACGGCTTCGACGCCTTCGTGCCCGAGTTGGCATCGTGTCAACCCGTGCTGACCGCGATCGCGACTGTTGCGAAACACTTCAACCCGGAAGATCTGTAG
- a CDS encoding endonuclease/exonuclease/phosphatase family protein → MSKLVRVGGGVLAWIATLAGAAGVALHFSWSGSRVLVLAASGAPYLMGAALVGTVAFVAMRRWISVGAAVVVVAAAVWTQAPLYVHRSGGVEGPAVMVMQANLLFDGADPATLVDQVRARNIGVLTVNELTPAAVEGLGRAGLDQVLPHRYLSPGRTAAGTGIWSSYPLSETVEYDGFVLNQLSATGDIPGAGPVTLYAFHPVPPVFGTRVWADELSRLREILERSPSDRPVIVGGDFNATYNHWQYRAMLSGRFGDAAVQAGAGHLVTYPTDKRCPPLVSIDHILVAEGRTVAVETVDLPGADHRALVAQIRLNRARQ, encoded by the coding sequence ATGTCGAAGTTGGTTCGGGTCGGTGGCGGCGTGCTCGCGTGGATTGCGACCCTGGCGGGAGCTGCGGGGGTCGCGTTGCACTTCAGTTGGTCGGGGTCTCGAGTGTTGGTCTTGGCGGCTTCGGGTGCGCCGTATTTGATGGGTGCCGCGCTCGTTGGGACTGTGGCATTTGTAGCCATGCGACGCTGGATCAGTGTGGGGGCGGCGGTCGTTGTCGTGGCCGCCGCGGTGTGGACTCAAGCTCCGCTGTACGTCCATCGCTCAGGTGGCGTCGAAGGACCTGCGGTGATGGTGATGCAGGCCAATCTTCTGTTCGACGGAGCGGATCCAGCGACGCTGGTCGATCAGGTGCGCGCACGAAACATCGGTGTGCTCACCGTCAACGAACTCACTCCGGCGGCGGTTGAGGGTCTTGGCCGTGCAGGGCTCGACCAAGTGTTGCCGCACCGGTATCTCTCCCCGGGAAGGACCGCGGCCGGGACGGGAATCTGGAGCAGCTACCCGCTGTCGGAAACTGTTGAGTATGACGGGTTCGTGCTGAACCAGCTCTCGGCGACCGGAGACATTCCGGGCGCTGGACCGGTCACGCTGTACGCCTTCCATCCGGTACCACCGGTGTTCGGCACCCGGGTGTGGGCCGACGAGTTGTCCCGTTTGCGCGAAATCCTCGAGCGGTCACCATCGGATCGGCCGGTAATCGTCGGTGGTGACTTCAACGCGACCTACAATCACTGGCAGTACCGCGCGATGTTGTCAGGACGTTTCGGCGATGCCGCCGTCCAGGCCGGCGCCGGACATCTGGTCACCTATCCCACCGACAAACGGTGCCCGCCCCTGGTCAGTATCGACCATATCCTCGTCGCCGAGGGGCGAACGGTCGCGGTGGAGACAGTGGACCTACCAGGCGCAGACCACCGCGCCCTGGTAGCGCAGATCCGCCTGAACCGTGCAAGGCAGTAG
- a CDS encoding DUF3885 domain-containing protein, with product MRENDLLRRWEELWPACPPIADALKMAYPDRWVRFHSLPESKRYADSADDYAIVLDRYNTILDELFSGEDIYIITADGSETPTPARRSHTAASLHPGARYWTSVLEDPDPDAPWYWHLYVSEKPWERGCLDELLCAAADEVTVGLLITDTALQQLHHPYDGGADVILATTDERDRLRCRHAEWLSSEPSGL from the coding sequence GTGCGTGAGAACGATCTGCTACGCCGCTGGGAAGAACTCTGGCCCGCATGCCCACCGATCGCCGATGCGCTGAAAATGGCCTATCCGGATCGGTGGGTACGGTTTCACAGTCTGCCGGAATCCAAGCGGTATGCCGACAGCGCGGACGACTACGCGATCGTGCTGGACCGATACAACACGATCCTGGACGAACTCTTCAGCGGCGAGGACATTTACATCATCACGGCAGACGGGTCCGAAACCCCCACTCCGGCACGGCGTTCCCACACAGCCGCCAGCTTGCACCCGGGAGCCCGGTATTGGACATCCGTGCTCGAGGATCCGGATCCCGACGCCCCTTGGTACTGGCACCTGTACGTCAGCGAGAAACCTTGGGAGCGTGGTTGTCTCGATGAGCTGCTATGTGCCGCCGCCGACGAGGTCACCGTCGGACTGCTGATCACCGACACCGCGCTACAGCAGCTGCACCATCCCTACGACGGTGGCGCCGACGTCATCCTGGCCACGACCGACGAACGCGATCGGCTGCGCTGCAGGCACGCCGAATGGCTGTCATCGGAACCGTCAGGACTCTGA
- a CDS encoding cytochrome P450 yields the protein MDVLFGAAEPARLSELREVLPALADPNPLLLVPGLRRVGPLQWFRGHLDRADKPILAEIARRRRASTLDERTDVLSTLVDSDEGNASTDRQLRDEVVDLFLGGYAPTADALSWMFERILHEPGMPARVRSAVHAGDNGYLNAVAHEVLRQRPPLLAAGRKLAEPVELAGYLLPAGISVAAVAGLVHNSEQWHHQPRAFRPERFLSGPPGRHTWIPFGGGQRRCIGEGLVLVEMTAVLRTVFSHLDLAPADPEPERALPHNISLTPGRGARAVVRHHWTAAGHQ from the coding sequence TTGGATGTCCTCTTCGGCGCGGCCGAACCGGCGCGGCTGTCCGAGTTGCGGGAAGTACTGCCTGCCCTCGCCGATCCGAACCCTCTGCTTCTCGTACCGGGGCTCCGCCGGGTGGGTCCGCTGCAATGGTTCCGAGGTCACCTGGACCGGGCAGACAAGCCGATTCTCGCGGAAATTGCACGGCGCCGCCGGGCATCGACCTTGGACGAGCGTACCGACGTGCTGTCGACGCTGGTCGATTCCGATGAGGGAAACGCATCCACCGACCGGCAGCTGCGCGATGAGGTGGTGGACCTGTTTCTGGGTGGATACGCGCCGACCGCCGATGCCTTGTCGTGGATGTTCGAACGGATTCTCCACGAACCAGGCATGCCGGCCCGGGTGCGCTCGGCCGTGCACGCCGGCGACAACGGCTACCTCAATGCGGTCGCTCACGAGGTACTACGTCAGCGCCCACCGCTGCTCGCCGCTGGCCGCAAGCTGGCCGAGCCGGTCGAACTCGCCGGATACCTTCTGCCAGCAGGAATCTCGGTGGCTGCGGTGGCCGGCCTGGTACACAACTCTGAACAGTGGCACCACCAACCGCGCGCCTTTCGGCCCGAGCGCTTCCTGAGCGGGCCGCCCGGACGCCACACCTGGATACCGTTCGGCGGCGGACAGCGCCGGTGCATAGGCGAAGGACTCGTCCTCGTCGAGATGACGGCGGTGCTCCGCACCGTATTCAGCCACCTGGACCTCGCTCCGGCGGATCCCGAACCAGAACGAGCCCTACCCCACAACATTTCACTGACGCCGGGTAGAGGCGCACGGGCCGTGGTGCGTCACCACTGGACCGCCGCAGGGCACCAGTGA